In one window of Candidatus Sulfuricurvum sp. RIFRC-1 DNA:
- the rlmB gene encoding 23S rRNA (guanosine(2251)-2'-O)-methyltransferase RlmB — MLIYGKQPVYYALERHRDRIKTLYLAKEVEKKEYSALMKMGFEIKRIPEQAAQAMVKGGNHQGFIADISQIVPYASPFLKKCDFVVILSSITDMGNIGSLIRSAYALGVDAIVISGIKEPNLEPMIRTSSGAALDMPLVIIHNIHDVLHELKQSGFQIYGAVMDGEDIRQTAFASKRALVLGNEGEGLSGRVQKSLDVGISIPMAHDFDSLNVGVAGAILMERMR, encoded by the coding sequence ATGCTTATTTATGGAAAACAACCGGTTTACTACGCACTAGAACGTCACAGGGATCGTATCAAGACCCTTTATCTGGCTAAAGAAGTCGAGAAAAAAGAGTATTCGGCACTCATGAAAATGGGTTTTGAGATCAAAAGGATCCCCGAACAAGCGGCTCAGGCCATGGTCAAAGGGGGAAATCATCAAGGCTTTATTGCCGATATTTCTCAGATTGTCCCTTATGCTTCTCCCTTTTTGAAGAAATGCGATTTTGTGGTGATCCTTAGTTCGATCACCGATATGGGGAATATTGGCTCACTCATTCGAAGTGCGTATGCATTAGGGGTTGATGCGATTGTTATTAGTGGCATTAAAGAGCCGAATCTGGAACCGATGATTCGTACCAGCAGTGGTGCAGCACTCGATATGCCTCTCGTTATTATTCATAATATTCATGACGTATTGCATGAATTGAAACAATCAGGTTTTCAGATATACGGTGCTGTTATGGATGGAGAGGATATACGGCAAACGGCGTTTGCCTCGAAACGCGCTTTGGTTTTGGGAAATGAGGGAGAAGGACTTAGCGGCCGAGTCCAGAAAAGTCTTGATGTCGGCATTTCGATTCCGATGGCGCATGATTTTGATTCTTTAAATGTCGGTGTTGCCGGCGCAATCTTGATGGAGAGAATGAGATGA
- the rpmE gene encoding 50S ribosomal protein L31, translated as MKKDLHPNIVECSVSCACGNEFTTTSIKDSIRVDICSACHPFYTGSERQVDTAGRIDKFKKRYALNS; from the coding sequence ATGAAAAAAGATCTTCACCCTAACATCGTAGAATGTTCAGTTAGCTGTGCATGTGGTAACGAATTTACTACAACCAGCATTAAAGATTCGATCCGTGTCGATATTTGCAGCGCATGTCACCCGTTTTATACCGGTTCTGAGCGTCAAGTAGATACTGCCGGCCGTATCGATAAATTCAAAAAACGTTACGCATTAAATTCGTAA
- the rsmI gene encoding 16S rRNA (cytidine(1402)-2'-O)-methyltransferase, producing MLSLVPTPIGNISDISLRSLDVLSTAQTILCEDTRVTKKLIHLLKERHNLTTAEPQFLSLHSHNEADFISKLTPEFFNQNVVYVSDAGMPGISDPGQMLISYCIEHGISYDVLPGANAVLTAFVASGFIQTKMLFFGFLPHKGNDRSAALQEALYNGYTTVLYEAPTRLEKLLSEIAVAVPDRNVFLAKELTKKFQRFYRGKATELISQMDKEIRGEWVVVIEASQGKSSSLSEQDILALDIPKKAASKLIAKITGENPKECYQRLLNT from the coding sequence ATGCTAAGCCTCGTCCCCACTCCTATCGGAAATATTTCTGATATTTCACTTCGTTCTCTTGACGTTTTATCCACCGCACAAACTATTCTTTGCGAAGATACCCGTGTTACCAAAAAACTGATTCATTTACTCAAAGAACGCCATAATCTTACGACTGCGGAACCGCAATTTTTGAGTCTTCATTCGCACAATGAGGCTGACTTTATTTCCAAACTCACTCCTGAATTTTTTAATCAAAATGTCGTTTATGTGAGCGATGCGGGGATGCCGGGGATCAGTGACCCGGGGCAGATGTTGATTAGCTATTGTATTGAACACGGTATTAGTTATGATGTTTTACCGGGGGCAAACGCGGTTCTGACGGCTTTTGTAGCGAGTGGTTTTATCCAAACCAAAATGCTTTTTTTCGGCTTTCTCCCCCACAAAGGGAACGATCGTTCAGCTGCTTTGCAAGAGGCATTGTATAACGGTTATACGACAGTATTGTATGAGGCACCGACTCGGTTGGAGAAACTTTTATCCGAAATAGCCGTTGCCGTACCGGATCGGAATGTTTTTTTGGCTAAAGAGCTAACGAAAAAATTTCAGCGGTTTTACCGAGGAAAAGCGACGGAACTTATCTCTCAAATGGATAAAGAGATTCGAGGGGAATGGGTTGTGGTGATTGAAGCTTCACAGGGAAAAAGCTCTTCTTTGAGCGAACAAGATATCTTAGCACTGGATATTCCGAAAAAAGCGGCATCCAAACTGATCGCCAAAATTACGGGTGAAAATCCCAAAGAGTGCTATCAGCGTCTCTTAAACACATAA